The sequence below is a genomic window from Lolium perenne isolate Kyuss_39 chromosome 7, Kyuss_2.0, whole genome shotgun sequence.
TGATCCCACGGGCTTAGGTACTGTTGCTTATTTCATGTTTTCTTATCCCCTTGCTCAAACATGTTTGTTCAGTCAATCGATCTTAGAAAGGTAGTCAgttaaatcaaaaatcaaatttgaTGTGAGGTGCAAATGCTCGCTTTACTTTTTGAAAAATTAGAATGTTTTTTGCCTGCATATCTCCACGGCCATAGTTGGCTGAAACAGACATCTTTTGTGCCATGtgcaaaaaatattaaaaaaatgtAGCACCAAATTTTGTTTGTTTTTACACAAGCTGCACAAAAAGGCAATgtttttgctgaaacaactttgtgagcacaTAGGATTTGGACATATACGTGACATTTTATTATTATAGTTTTTCATATTTGAATTGAATTTCAAACAAAGGAGTATATGCATCCGGGAGCCAAAACGCCAATACATGCATGATGCTCTTTGTTTAAAATTTCAGCCACGGCCATAGTTGATTAAAAAAGGGCGTTAATTGGTtaacatgatccttgctattacaTCATGCCTATGGCGTTAATTTGAGCCACGGCCATAGTTGATTAAAAAGTTATATTCTAGAACATAAGTTGTTTCATAATTTTTTACTAACCATGACATTTTTTTTATTCATGCACATATCCCGCAGCaccgcgcggggtatcatctagttaacTCTATACTACAAGCTCATTGGACTAGTATTCTCTATTTCAAACCCTGGTTTTAAAATTCATGTTACATatattttgaaattttaaaaagaTCAACCGAAAAatttgcacgtacatcttcacgtgctacacgttcataaagtcgtttcatgaaaaattgaCTTGccttgtgacgtgtgtaaaaaggaCTGAATTCAATGCTACAAATAAAGCTTTTTAGAAGATCATTTTTCTCttgtttacatagaccacaaaaatatTTGTTCCTCGCGAAACTTGACGAATGCACATATATTATAGAGAGGTACATATTGAAATTTTTATTAAATTTTGTAGAAATTTTGAAATATATTTTttgtagagggagcatatgcaccgagGAGCCGTATTGAATTTccgaaaacacctctctttttttaTGTATGTGACTTAGATCATCCTAAAATCTTCCTTAGTTAGATTGGAATAAAGTGCTTGCCTCCGTTAAAGAAATGCAACTCATTTGAGCTGCGGTGCACGCAAGAACATCGATCATCCTCTATTTCGACTTGTTTCTATGAAGCtagtaagagcatccccactcgtttggcctccccacgccaaaatccggacgaaactaccgccggattggacgaaattaattcgTGGGGAGAAccatatttccagtcgtccacccggaatTCGGTGGACAAAGTCGAAATTCAAACAAGTCGTCGTCCCGCTACAAATTCGAtcggcaaaaggatcagccacagatcggcgatcggagaGAAATTACACTGAAACAGGGGTGTCGGCAGTCCCGTCTGGCACGGCGGTGTCACACGCCGTGGTCGAAGCGGTGGCCGACGCCGCGGCCGCAGTCGACGTTGAAGCAGCGGCAGTCGACGTCGTAGAAAGTGAGGACGACGAGgtaggcgccggagacgacgaataACTGGCCGGAGCGGGTTGGAGGATGTCACTGCGATGTCCCtcgtaccaattcctcgtctcctcgtccatcagttccgtgttgccgccgcccatcaggaacgccaagtctgtgttcctccTCTTCGTCGCGGCCGTCGGCGATCCgggcgccttggttggcgagcatctccctccacctgccgtcgaacttgtcgttcctcccggcggcgtgcgtcctcaagtcggcacagcacttgtcgatcgacgcctgcatcctcTCGGTGGGATGGCCCATCTTTTTGAGATCTTTGAGCTTTTTCTGGCCGAGTTCCGGGCGGCCATCCGACGAGCCTGGCggcggagcgtcggggttgtactgttcggttttgctctTCGAGAGGCTCGTGCGGGTTTCCGTCCACTTCTCGCACTTCTCGATGCGGGAGTAGACGTTGAGAAACTTGAACGTCAGGCCGGTGTCGTCGTGGTACATGTCGAAAGCACGGCGCACCTGGGAAAAAATAGGGCGGCGATATGGGTCAGCTCACGGCGATCAGTACATGCAGGGTCGACGGAGGAGGCACGGCGTATGCATACCTTGGCTTCAAAGTCTTCGCCGCTCACCGGCGTTTTTTTGAGCTCCTCTTGTATGTCGTGCTGGAGTGGGCGGCCGCCGTCGCACCGAACGGGAGTggccctcgtcgcagggccggcgaTAAGCCCTCGTTCAGGTTGCCGCCGGCGAGATTGGGCGGCGATGGCGTGAACCTGGATGGTTGGCCGTAGGTCGCCTCTTGGAACATGGCAGGCAAGGACGGGGAGAAGCTCGAAGGGGAGAAAGCCGACGGGGAAGTGCTTGTACCTTGGATCGGCCAGTGGCCGGGGAACAtggcggcgccgccgccaccgcgaggaTGGCCCATGCTCATGGCCATGGAGACCTTCCTCGCTTGTTCATCCTCCGCCGCCAACTCCACCCTCTTTGCGTTGAgtttcttctccctctccgccctggcgcttgttTCGACCTGTCGCCGGAGCTCGTtcgccgcccactcggcgttgGACACACCCGGCGGCCGCTCCTTCTTCGGCCGCGACTTCCTCGGcttcggcggcatggtggtggacgagaaagaggaggaggaggggaatgGAGACGGCTACACAgattcggcgggagagaatggggatatgcaatcaaattggagggaaatcgacaggatttggcgGTCCAGTCGCCGACTACGAGGGTCTACACGACTCTTTCGCGCCAaattctttcgtccggagtccccgagcgcgcctcgggggaccaggtatggcgtgggctcgccggatgaatttaggtccaaatccggacgaaatcgagaaaccggggacgcgactggacCGAATTACACCGTCCGGATGGAATCAACGTCGCTCGGGGTCCTCGTCGAGGAGACGAGCGAGATGCTCTAACAAACAGGACACGGGAACGAACAAGCCGAtgttgatgagtactatgaggttTCTCTCATGCACTACCAGACAAGCTTGTTTGTTGTGGGATGACCAAGCAGCTTGATATCCCGAGCCTCTTTGAATCGTGGGGTTTCAAAAGCGCGAGATTACATTATCATACATACTAAAATTCTATGGCGTTTGGTTTGCACAAAAGTTAATTTAATTGCATCACAACAAAAGACTGAATGGAAAAAACCTCTGTGAAGCGAAGAATCTTCAGAAGAAGAAACAACTCATATAGGATTACTTTTATTACTCGTATTTCTTTTCCAGTGGAATAGGATTCAACCGTAGAAATCAAACTGGTCACATGGGGAAAAAAGGAAAGACTCTAGAGGAAAAAATCTTGTACTATTAGCAAACTATTTTTTTTAGGAAAGCCATCATGGCAACTTTATTGATTCTCAAATAAGGTTAGTTTACCAAGCTAGAAACAATAAAACACCAAGTCTACACACATGTCTGATCTCCCTCTAAACTAGCACCAAGTAAATGAGCTACAGAATTGGTTTCCCTATTACAATGCTCAAAAATACCATGATTAATGCCATCCAGCTACAACACGGTtggtccctcgcgtcgcctcgcAGAGGTGGCTCGGGGGAACCCTAGCCCGTCACGTCGCCACCCTCCCTCCGTCCATGCCCGCCGCCGACGCCGGAGGAAACCATCGGGTGAACCCTCGCGTTGGACGGCGGCGGCAGGGCCTTCCTCTTGCGCGCGCGGCGGCCTCGGGGAGACTCGGCCCGAGCTCCGCGGCTTGCGCGTCCCGGTGTTCTCCGACATCCTTGGCCTCTGCAACGTCCTCCTGGTGGTCATCTCCGACGCCCGCCcggtgcttgtgacggtaaagcactcgtccgttgggaaccccaagaggaaggtgtgatgcgtacagcagcgagttttccctcagaaagaaaccaaggttatcgaaccagtaggagtcaagaagcacgttgaaggttgatggtggcggagtgtagtgcggcgcaacaccagggattccggcgccaacgtggaacctgcacaacacaaccaaaatactttgccccaacttaacagtgaggttgtcaatctcaccggcttgctgtaacaaaggattagatgtatagtgtagatgatgatgtttgcaaagaacagtaagaacaatgtttgcagtagattgtattcgatgtaaaagaatggaccggggtccacagttcactagtgatgtctctccaataagatatagcatgttgggtgaacaaattacagttgggcaattgacaaataaaggtgGCATGACAATgtgcatacatattatgatgagtagtgtgaaattcaattgggcattacgacaaagtacatagaccgacaaagtacatagaccgctatccagcatgcatctatgcctaaaaagtacaccttcgggttagcatccgcaccccttccagtattaagttgcaaacaacagacaattgcattaagtatggtgcgtaatgtaatcaacacaaatatccttagacatagcattgatgttttatccctagtggcaacagcacatccacaaccttagaactttctgtcactgtcccagatttaatggaggcatgaacccactatcgagcataaatactccctcttggagtttcaagtatcaacttggccagagcctctactagcaacggagagcatgcaagatcataaacaacacatagatgatagattgataatcaacataacatagtattccatattcatcggatcccaacaaacgcaacatgtagcattacaaatagatgatcttgatcatattaggcagctcacaatatccgacaatgaaagcacaatgaggagaagacaaccatctagctactgctatggacccatagtccaggggtgaactactcacacatcactccggaggcgatcatggcgatgaagagtcctccgggagatgattcccctctccggcagggtgccggaggcgatctcctgaatcccccgagatgggattggcggcggcggcgtctctggaaggttttccgtatcgtggctctcggtactggggtattcacgacgaaggctataagtaggcggaaaggcggagtcggagggctgacgagggggccacacgctagggcggcgcgggccccccttgggccgcgcggccctagtgtggcggcgcctcgtcgccccacttcatttccctttcggtcttctggaagcttcgtggaaaaataagaccctgcgcgttaatttcgtccaattccgagaatatttcctttgtaggatttctgaaaccaaaaatagcagaaaacagcaactggctcttcggcatcttgtcaataggttagtgccgaaaaatacataaatatgacataaagtgtgtataaaacatgtgagtatcatcaataaagtagcatgtaacataaaaaattatagatacgtttggggtgGGGTGGCAGCGCCCCCTCCTGCTTCTCTGCCTCGGGCTAGAGGATGGCTGGTGTTGCTCTGCCACGGCTTGGGGTGCCGGATCTGGTCGACGCCTTAGTCTGGCCCGCCGACTTCTTCTGGTGGCGAGGATGGTGGTTGCACGTTGGTGGTGCCGCCTTCGCATTCAGAGGTGTTTGGACCAGTGGAGAAGACAAATCTTACAATTGGAATAACAGTCTTATCTTATTTCATAAAAGATCATCCCTTAACTGAGGGAGGGAATACAACctttcatttttttttcattcTCTCTCCTCGAATTAAGCAAACATCTTATGTGGCAAACATAAGGGAAAGCGGGAAAGCTAACGTCATCCATTGTAATACCCTTACTTCAGTTGTTATCGAAGCAGTTGTTACATGCTGGTAACAAAACTCCCGTGTTATCTCTGATTACCGCTTCCGTGGCTCCCATTTCATTATCCAATTCGAAAAATGTACCCTTTCCGGTACTCTATTTAACTATGCTTGACACACATCATTTTGTTAGTCGAAGAATACCATTTCCGTTCCGAAACTGACCCAGGACCGTCAGTCAGACCTGTGTTTTGAACAAAACATGGTGGGCAATCCCGGCAGGCAAAAACGAAAAACAAAAAGGAGAGCCCCCGGTGAGGATCGAACTCACGACCTTTCCCTTACGAAGGGAACGCACTACCACTATGCTACGGAGGCTTGCTGTGCCCATAGCCTAACCATCTCCTATATAATTTAACCTCCTAATTAACCATGCCAAAACATGCTAGTTAAGCACGACTCACCCGTTGCTCATGCTCTAGCTCCGTGGCTTTCAAATTCGAAAGAGCACGGCAGGATAGATCTTGCAAGCACCGCATTATTGACTGACTGACTGCCCTGTACTGTACTGTAATCAAATGCAAGTGAGCGTGCATGATGAGCGCGCGTGTACGCCCCGCAGGCTGCTGCTGCAGGGCCAGCCGGCCGTGTAAATGCGGATGCGGGCAGACATGTCAGTCGGAAAGCGAGCGACTGTACGTACGTCTGCATCGTCACATTCATTCATGGATGTCTGCTGCCGCGGCAGACAGCCCCAACGGCTCCGCTCCTCCTGACCTGCCTGCGTCACAACCAAACCCAACCGCTGGATCCGTTCATTCATTTCCAAAGATATCTTCTCGCCCATCCTGTCTCTCCGACTACGACGAAATTGCTTTCAGCACCAGAACTTGCACACCCAGCCAACATATGGTTTCGACGTCTCTGTTTCTTTCCGCAATTGGAATGCAAGTTTGACAATCTTTGAACTAGTCCCGTCCACAGCCTAGAGCCATCGTTTCAACACTCGGGCAGCATTCGTGGAGCAAGTCCAGTGGGGAAGACAATTCTAGCTGTTTCATGTAATTTGAGGAAGCAGACATCCAACATCAAGGGAAGAGCGGAGATGGTGACGCCGAGGCAAGATCTCGCTATCATTAGGAGCGCTACTAAGTACTAACCAACATCAAAGGGAAGACAAGGTCTGTAGAGCAGCAACACAGAAGAGGCCGTGAGAAAACGAACAGGGTGTGTTAAATTCCGTTCCAAAGCAGAAATAAACAAGATGTGCACAAACCATTCcagaaaaggaaaaagaaaaaaaaaaagattgtCCAGCATACCAATCAGCAGCAGCCAATCATTAACCCACTCGACCACTGGATTGACCGAACTAATCATGATGTAGTATCCCACATTCCCAGTAGAGAAATGAGGAGGAGCAATCAGGTCAGAGCCACGGACTTGTAGGACTTTCAGAGGCAACAACTCAAGCAGCAGCATCGGATAGTTAGTAGATCGATACCGTGCTACATAGCTGAACAACGAGATACAGAACACAGATGCAACAATACAGCCAAACACTTGCAAAGCAACAGGAAAACATACCACACAAACGATGCATGGGAACAGCAATTTAATCTAGCATTACCCAAACTGATATTATCACAATGTTAGCAGCCGCTGGGTGACAATGGGAAAGAGTAATGATGATCTAGGTACAAGCGGGGAGGACTACACCGCCGATGGGCGCCAACAGGGAGCGCTGTCCGTTATAGCGACGAGAGAAAGGTAAAAAACATGACGACGTTGAAGAGATAATTCTAGTACAGGGGATGGATGGATAGGCTCTCGTTATGAGGCCCGACACCAGTACCGCAGTGCAAGGCGCTTGCACAGCAGCTCCCAGCTAGCTTGTGGTCCGTTGGAGCACCGTCTTGGGCGGGAGCGAGGCTtcactcgtcgtcgtcctcgtcctgcACGATGGAAGCAAGCAAGCTCGTGTTCAGATACAACCAACTAGCACATAAACCTGATGCTAAATGGAATTTATACCTCATCGctaccctcgtcgtcgtcgtcgtcgttgatCTCGGACTTGGACTTGTCggattcctcctcgtcgtcatcctcgtCCTTGGCAGCAGCAGGAGCTGCCTTCTTGGTGGCCGCAGCAGCGCTCTGAACAAAGTAAAGAGAGCATGATTAGCACCAAGAGCTAAAACAGGACACAGCAAAAGCAAGGATAGAGAAGAAAGAGGCAGGCAGGTGAGCACCGTGGATACCTCGCCCTTGTTGTATGCGGCAATGGCCTTGTTGTAGTCGCCCTTGAGCTTGTTGGCCTTGGCGACGTAGGGAGCCTTGTCCTGCGGAGAGGAACCAACAGCAGCTAATCGTGTGAGCTTTGTGCAACAGTAAAGCAGCCAGCGATGTACTAGTATAAAGTGAAACGGAAGTAGTGGGTATGGTTGAGGAAGGTTTATTTACCGATTCGCTCAGGCTTTTCCACCTCTCGCCGGCTGCTTTGCCGACCTGCGTAAGTTATACCCAAACAACAGGGAAGTAATCAGCTGACGGATGACGATCCCATGGAGAGGGAGTAAAATAGGTTGGGTAAGTTGGTTATTGGAGCGAGGGAACTTACGGCGGCTACAGATTTGTTCTTGGGGTTCTTCTCCTTGAACTCCTTGCGGAACTCGTCCCTGTACACATACATACAAGCATCAGAAGCGCTAGGTCAACTAAGGACGGGGTTGGCCCGAAAGTAATAACGGGAAAATAAAAAAGGAGCTAGTAGTAGAATAAAAGAAGGCGGTGGGTGGTGACATACATGAATACGAAGAAGGCGCTGGGTGCGCGCTTGGGCTTGTTGGGGTCCTTGGCGGGCTTGGTCTTCCTGCCCTTGGGCGCCGCCCCCTTGCTCTTCACCGCCAACCTAGGCAGCAGCAACAGATCGCGGACGGGTCAGCAAAGCCGAATCGGTCACGAACAGATCTGCCACGGATTGAAGCTGGAGTAATCGATGTGGGTAGCTTACTTGGTTTCGGCCTTGGCGGCGCCCTTGGATTTGGCCCCCTTCATGGCTGGCGGGCTGGGTGGTGGTTCCTGCGAGCGCACGGGTCAGATCCGCCGGTGGCGCGGCGGAATCGGGCGGAACGGCGGCGAATCGGGCGGCGGAGAAGCTCACCTGGGGCGACGGGAAGGGAGCGTGTCCGTGCGTGTGGGGAAAGCAGCAGCAGGAGTAGACGGGGGCAGTGCAGGGCACAGAGAGCGTGTGTGCGTGGTAGGAGGGGATAAGAAGCGCGCTGCCTGCCGAGGGCGTATCCGCGATTCCCAGCAGCCTCCGAGGGCCCGCCCCCAACTCCTAATTTGAATTTTCGGCCCGATCGCGGACTTCCCTCACCTCGAGAACCTGTACCCAGCGGTGACACGCGGGGCCGGGAAAGACGTAGGCCCGCGCTGTCATGTTGACACGCAGTGTGGGTACCGATGTGAGCGCACGCCACGTACAAGTTGCTGATGGCGCGAACGCAATTACAGAACACCCGAGGGGTGCAAACCCAACAGCGCCCGCGCCAGGGGCTTGGGCGGGATTCTGCAAATTTCGGCCTTACTGGTGGGCATGTGCCAGTGCCAGTGCCACGCCCACGATGGATCGATCGATCGATATTTTCAGCGCGCGCGCGGGGACACGTC
It includes:
- the LOC127313854 gene encoding DNA-binding protein MNB1B-like isoform X1, whose translation is MKGAKSKGAAKAETKLAVKSKGAAPKGRKTKPAKDPNKPKRAPSAFFVFMDEFRKEFKEKNPKNKSVAAVGKAAGERWKSLSESDKAPYVAKANKLKGDYNKAIAAYNKGEVSTSAAAATKKAAPAAAKDEDDDEEESDKSKSEINDDDDDEGSDEDEDDDE
- the LOC127313854 gene encoding DNA-binding protein MNB1B-like isoform X2, whose product is MKGAKSKGAAKAETKLAVKSKGAAPKGRKTKPAKDPNKPKRAPSAFFVFMDEFRKEFKEKNPKNKSVAAVGKAAGERWKSLSESDKAPYVAKANKLKGDYNKAIAAYNKGESAAAATKKAAPAAAKDEDDDEEESDKSKSEINDDDDDEGSDEDEDDDE